The Pseudanabaena yagii GIHE-NHR1 genomic interval AGAGCTAAATGCACCCCAAGTTTCTACAAAATCAGTGAGATCTTCTGGGCTATTACCTTTGACAATTTCACAGATACCCGTGTCAGCACGTTTACCTATAAACCAGCGCTCAGCAGCGATCGATTCTTGCGAATCTTTAGGACTATTCAGACTATCAGATGTCACTTACAGCACCTTACATAACTAAAAAATCCAGAGAAAGTTTTGAAAGCCCTACTTCATAGGGCTTTCAAAACTTTCTCTGGATTTTAATATAGTGCTTTTTA includes:
- a CDS encoding DDE transposase family protein, which gives rise to MTSDSLNSPKDSQESIAAERWFIGKRADTGICEIVKGNSPEDLTDFVETWGAFSSQGEAIAKRVGLIRAGKCQPL